In a single window of the Bactrocera dorsalis isolate Fly_Bdor chromosome 2, ASM2337382v1, whole genome shotgun sequence genome:
- the LOC105224603 gene encoding serine-rich adhesin for platelets isoform X6, with protein sequence MVISNPDAVAAAATTNNTAGDAVDLAHPSGIPRDRIDNIMSGIANTGDVKMNNHRKKLRQRFDIIKKLGQGTYGKVQLGINKETGQEVAIKTIKKCKIEAEADLVRIRREVQIMSSVQHPNIIHIYEVFENREKMVLVMEFAAGGELYDYLSERKVLSEEEARRIFRQVATAVYYCHKHKICHRDLKLENILLDEHGNAKIADFGLSNVFDEQNLLSTFCGSPLYASPEIVEGTPYQGPEVDCWSLGVLLYTLVYGSMPFDGSNFKRLVKQISQGDYYEPKKPSRASTLIRDMLTVSPRKRATIEQICAHWWVNENDNVSCLDLAEELATQTPVRLDVLLSLTPAAVTADQLVVPSADAGKGERVPRSHSVGSIRDMGGNTEAERRILDMVAAGGEAALMPSPTRTITPTQSPVQSKRKLETTVSTENAHGAALKKKDKLGSSSMVLGESNLPPPQEIPMETEEDEAAEQEIDEEPSVAGNAMPSSSFSQRDMEMVGDLCEQLIKEESKSAIAAPLTESSTPVTPTHGGVPRQKTISKLESLEEAPEEKDATKVIKKFVNKHKTADLVNAIGQITPTAEKTSEQSTPTPATTTTNNAKSSIAKPTAGATASSATPAPFVRKCSLQDEGSLSKFNADRRKSRVLETTEKLQQMNTGNATGGGGEKPKKFSIPGVSVGSFKKEFERKATNPPVQQGPTPGELRAMEEVAAAAAAAQELEAEEHSPTADSAQQPTTPVTTGHIESSDSKNSVASLSLEDARRSMENSIALLRQAQSESSKEVDQLCAQTENIEVSEASSPIVTAERERKLKNARAIIGNAIQPASPGGEPNNTVKTSTATITLKSATLPRRKPSAKTEIQLEIKPRIVEQPNMRFTTEMQHPVADLRSAPPREGPAPYSPIKTMLNARATSLEPKEHIIPIQRPQAPYARTTSNTTTRSGSLSRQSTNDSESDTTTTANMSQSTVTGSSQPIKKSPREFIIPIAMEGGGFITPREGSIEPSESSHTASSRSTFNRLRPTRRIGSLLNDSGIDDNSPFQKFRTSSGTREVDEEPRFTLHRLRSSRPVKKLSQENDSQSSGEEDDDDGFEILTAENLFSTLLQRVHALTHRMNVDKDLTAGFSNSSRLLSNMRHGPFWNQEPFGRSQVSYTYSETVEKKQVRLNSASGNNVGAPWRHSMSRDLGNDMDSIFSRTGATLPRGTKGATKIGRPATIAEPSSTVDGQATPALATDEPLDLADLDLSRLRLSKKDLETLSSITPGLPKCFQEQLLAKLPPTQARKLSRTLSMQGGTQTAPVRVYKRSQSGGRGVLHTGAGQDLKENVAEETASSSTTSKRSTDSSERRHYDPVYRRSLSRTRYDYESSIPSSSDVVSKSRSSSVCRDDYGKSMCSTYTTDINDRYKYYSPYLNKTAPKDSSTESGSISPQKRYSTLGIPRETVSSAQGRPPSGCLSPPITSADGGSSSLRRRSSQKRISRFLRPDFFDEPLDENPFQREKKQRERETQSVLREIRERSREPSRERCNYSSFDAEDAMSRKNSLPNAESSGIPLKMEPKHVRNKSMEIYSEYQPASSSSQETIRHNRRSLSRPREFTEELRKNELADKILEELQLLSATRTQQDQQQQQLRSALPREISVERSSETTTKSVVEGPGSRAEIEEKESSSTIKKIKKIKPKDKSNTTESSTDADATVTTSVVKKVKKIVRKTETTKTTLNEAAAANSSTTEDNTLTPAEIEQSRRESKLKRPKSYPTKEPSTLTPKLPNKPSTIPEMTADSSLEVSNSQATRESRLIRPKSYPASKLTPPKESRKVTRSGAAIPTIAEGRVRNSTPPLAVEEKFEPQTPTSRGTVETSSSSDTKPTTVKKIVKVSKKSKLAQPLPVTPTTPTPATTSTTTTPAENSKESSPIVKEKSPEKKPSKGLLYAIGQKFEKLRDSAMSKEKKSATSSPASSANGAVVKKKSPDSSSPDKVKDKSTLLKKKKSLDGTYAKTAVENNTAVKPPGTEGEMKEKPAKSDKRSRIDAVIRSLRERSVPRSRPATETNYIKRAVSVEDMPGTFNKNAVNRVLGLFKRNDKEANGAERRVQSTRSTSNIERQIRETSPSPIYQNTGECHRSSSISAAIAANLGSGRKPEITATCSCEIAPTPRVNTEEKQCAECLQDAVALQKSKSSRDEKDVVLSSKELTQGNKDKRKGLMLDLTKLDKIDNNTTTNRNNIKTTYMNGNGIYSNLPPYPGAVNSSSNNSSSQQSMDNATNNNNSYMTNNNSSMQTSQTSGYRTSSTHEINRNHLLTPSTENIANYSSDSRSYQDDCASTSTFLSPTEEPELYFDNWSVCSEDNYMLHASPSPTVSRLSRASQLSSPTRGESSDPNESVIDRIKRRSFYCRFNDKKPKRTSSIVGPSAVRDYYREQQAAVKARSSTKVNTNERAKSPDITQEFFRPLKLSPVGTELKPPIYKAPLDYATNITKPRKSLNDIRPTTSPSLISKRYGSTADSDYMSLSSGVPIRYKSSASSSPYESKGSSATGGLSMGVGTSIGAGTGVGSTYYNTYSPKRRSSYTFNGTLPSGATLTNSTLDGYATVGRRPIRAYDHRTMSLLDPTTTPPSTGVSSSFRREARTPVRDYTSSISRSSSRYRTSSATRSPTNI encoded by the exons aatatcatacatatatacgaag TATTCGAGAATCGTGAGAAGATGGTGTTAGTTATGGAATTCGCCGCAGGCGGTGAACTGTATGACTATCTCTCGGAACGTAAGGTGCTATCTGAAGAAGAGGCGCGTCGCATATTCCGGCAGGTGGCTACGGCTGTCTACTATTGTCATAAGCACAAAATTTGTCATCGTGATTTGAAGCTGGAAAATATACTACTCGATGAACATGGAAATGCGAAG ATCGCCGATTTTGGTCTCTCGAATGTGTTCGACGAACAAAACTTACTATCCACATTTTGCGGTTCGCCGCTTTACGCCTCTCCCGAAATTGTTGAAGGTACTCCCTACCAAGGTCCAGAAGTCGACTGCTGGTCCCTTGGTGTGCTCCTCTACACTCTAGTCTACGGATCGATGCCATTTGATGGTTCCAATTTTAAAAGACTTGTTAAGCAAATCAGTCAAGGTGATTACTATGAGCCAAAGAAACCGTCGCGTGCCTCAACGCTCATACGTGACATGTTGACGGTGAGTCCACGCAAACGTGCCACCATCGAACAGATCTGCGCCCATTGGTGGGTGAATGAAAATGATAACGTCTCATGTTTGGACTTGGCTGAAGAGCTAGCGACACAAACACCGGTGCGTTTGGATGTCTTGTTGTCGTTGACACCGGCCGCTGTGACGGCCGATCAATTGGTTGTGCCATCCGCTGATGCGGGTAAAGGAGAACGTGTGCCACGAAGCCACTCGGTGGGATCGATACGTGATATGGGCGGTAATACGGAAGCGGAACGCAGAATCTTGGACATGGTGGCTG CTGGCGGCGAAGCAGCACTCATGCCATCACCAACACGCACAATCACACCCACGCAGAGCCCAGTGCAGAGTAAACGCAAACTCGAGACCACAGTCTCCACGGAGAACGCACATGGTGCGGCGCTCAAGAAGAAGGATAAACTCGGCAGCAGCTCAATGGTACTCGGAGAGTCCAATCTGCCACCACCACAAGAAATACCCATGGAGACGGAGGAGGACGAAGCTGCAGAGCAGGAAATTGACGAAGAGCCATCGGTCGCAGGAAATGCAATGCCATCGAGCAGCTTCTCCCAAAGAGATATGGAAATGGTGGGTGATCTATGCGAACAACTGATTAAGGAAGAGTCAAAATCGGCGATCGCTGCACCACTGACTGAATCCAGCACACCTGTCACACCTACACATGGCGGTGTGCCGCGCCAAAAAACGATCAGCAAGCTAGAGTCGTTGGAAGAGGCGCCTGAAGAAAAGGACGCCACCAAAGTTATTAAGAAATTCGTCAATAAGCACAAAACTGCTGATCTGGTTAATGCCATCGGTCAGATAACACCGACAGCTGAAAAAACCAGCGAACAGTCTACGCCCACacctgctacaacaacaaccaacaatgCCAAAAGTTCAATAGCGAAGCCAACAGCTGGTGCGACAGCCTCCTCCGCTACACCAGCGCCCTTCGTGCGCAAATGCAGTTTGCAAGATGAAGGTTCCTTGAGTAAGTTCAATGCCGACCGACGAAAGTCGCGTGTGCTCGAAACCACCGAAAAGTTACAGCAAATGAATACCGGCAACGCTACCGGCGGCGGCGGTGAGAAACCGAAGAAGTTCAGCATACCCGGCGTGAGCGTCGGCAGCTTTAAGAAAGAATTTGAACGTAAAGCTACAAATCCGCCAGTACAACAAGGTCCTACACCAGGTGAGTTACGCGCAATGGAAGAGGTTGCAGCTGCGGCCGCTGCCGCCCAAGAATTAGAGGCAGAAGAGCACTCGCCAACAGCTGACAGCGCGCAACAACCAACAACACCAGTGACAACAGGTCATATTGAGTCAAGCGATTCGAAAAATTCCGTCGCTTCGTTGTCACTGGAAGACGCGCGTCGCTCCATGGAGAATTCGATTGCGTTGCTGCGTCAGGCGCAAAGCGAATCCTCGAAAGAGGTGGATCAGCTGTGCGCGCAAACAGAAAATATCGAAGTCAGCGAGGCCAGCAGCCCAATAGTGACGGCCGAACGCGAGCGGAAGTTGAAGAATGCGCGCGCCATTATCGGAAATGCCATACAGCCAG CATCACCAGGTGGCGAGCCGAACAACACCGTGAAGACATCCACCGCTACCATAACACTGAAATCAGCCACATTGCCGCGCCGTAAGCCGAGCGCCAAAACGGAAATCCAATTAGAAATAAAGCCACGTATTGTCGAACAACCGAATATGCGTTTCACAACGGAAATGCAGCATCCTGTCGCCGATTTGCGCAGCGCGCCGCCGCGTGAAGGTCCGGCGCCATACAGTCCCATCAAGACGATGTTGAATGCGCGCGCCACAAGCCTCGAACCCAAGGAGCACATTATACCCATACAGCGACCACAAGCGCCCTATGCGCGCACAACATCCAATACAACAACAAG GTCCGGTTCACTATCGCGACAATCGACCAATGATTCTGAATCtgatacaacaacaacggcaaataTGTCACAATCCACCGTTACGGGCTCATCACAACCGATTAAGAAGAGTCCACGCGAATTCATTATACCAATTGCGATGGAGGGCGGTGGCTTCATAACACCGCGCGAGGGCAGCATTGAACCATCAGAGTCTAGTCATACCGCCTCGAGTCGTTCGACCTTCAATCGACTGCGGCCAACTCGTCGCATTGG TTCACTGCTTAACGATTCTGGCATCGACGATAATTCGCCATTCCAGAAGTTCCGCACCTCGTCCGGCACCAGGGAAGTCGATGAGGAGCCACGTTTCACGCTGCACAGGTTAAG AAGCTCTAGACCGGTGAAGAAACTTAGTCAGGAGAACGATTCACAAAGTTCCGGCGAAGAAGATGACGACGATGGCTTTGAAATACTCACCGCTGAAAATCTCTTCTCCACACTACTACAACGA GTGCACGCTTTGACACATCGCATGAATGTCGATAAAGATTTAACTGCAGGCTTTTCGAATTCAAGCCGCCTGCTGAGCAATATGCGGCATGGTCCCTTCTGGAATCAAGAACCTTTTGGCAG ATCTCAAGTGAGTTATACATACAGTGAAACGGTcgaaaagaaacaagt CCGTCTCAACAGCGCCTCCGGCAATAATGTGGGCGCACCATGGCGTCATAGCATGTCACGTGATTTGGGCAACGATATGGACTCCATATTTTCACGCACTGGCGCTACACTGCCAAGAG gtACAAAGGGGGCAACCAAAATTGGCCGTCCGGCCACTATCGCCGAACCTAGTAGCACAGTTGACGGTCAGGCAACGCCAGCCCTAGCCACGGATGAGCCACTCGATTTGGCTGACTTAGATCTCTCGCGTCTACGTTTGAGCAAGAAGGATCTAGAAACACTATCCAGCATCACACCCGGTCTACCGAAATGCTTCCAAGAGCAACTACTGGCCAAATTGCCGCCAACACAGGCGCGCAAATTGTCACGCACGTTGAGTATGCAAGGCGGTACACAAACTGCGCCGGTTAGAGTTTATAAGCGCAGTCAGAGCGGCGGACGTGGTGTGTTACACACCGGTGCTGGGCAGGATCTTAAAGAAAACGTCGCGGAGGAGACCGCTAGCAGCAGCACAACGAGCAAACGTAGCACAGATAGCAGCGAACGTCGGCACTATGATCCCGTATATCGACGGAGTCTCAGTCGTACGCGTTACGATTACGAATCGAGTATCCCTTCGTCAAGCGATGTGGTTTCAAAAAGCCGCAGCAGCAGTGTTTGTCGCGATGATTATGGTAAATCGATGTGCTCTACCTATACAACTGACATCAATGATCGCTACAAATACTACTCACCATATCTTAATAAAACGGCGCCTAAAGATTCGTCTACCGAAAGCGGTTCCATATCGCCGCAAAAACGTTATAGCACTTTAGGTATTCCACGTGAAACAGTCAGTTCTGCGCAAGGGCGTCCACCAAGTGGTTGTTTATCGCCGCCTATTACATCAGCAGACGGTGGTAGCAGCTCATTGCGTAGACGCTCTTCGCAGAAACGTATCTCACGATTTTTGCGACCAGACTTTTTCGACGAACCACTCGATGAGAATCCATTTCAACGTGAAAAGAAACAGCGTGAACGTGAAACTCAAAGTGTGTTGCGTGAAATACGAGAAAGATCACGTGAGCCTAGTAGAGAGCGCTGTAATTACAGTAGTTTTGATGCGGAAGACGCAATGTCACGTAAAAATAGCTTACCCAATGCGGAGAGCTCGGGTATACCACTGAAAATGGAACCGAAACATGTGCGTAATAAAAGCATGGAAATCTATTCAGAATATCAGCCGGCTAGCAGTTCATCTCAGGAAACAATTAGGCACAACCGACGTAGTTTGTCGCGTCCACGTGAGTTTACTGAGGAGTTACGTAAGAATGAGCTGGCTGATAAGATTTTGGAAGAGTTACAATTACTGTCAGCTACACGAACGCAGCAAgatcaacagcagcagcagctaagATCGGCGCTGCCAAGAGAGATTTCGGTAGAGCGTTCTTCGGAGACGACCACAAAGTCGGTAGTCGAGGGGCCAGGCAGTCGTGCGGAAATTGAGGAGAAAGAGTCCTCATCtacaataaagaaaattaaaaaaataaaacctaaAGATAAGTCCAATACAACGGAATCTAGTACAGATGCGGATGCGACCGTCACTACATCTGTAGTGAAGAAAGTGAAAAAGATCGTGAGAAAGACTGAAACCACAAAGACGACACTAAACGAAGCTGCCGCCGCTAATTCGAGTACAACAGAGGATAATACACTCACACCAGCAGAAATAGAGCAGTCTAGAAGAGAATCTAAGCTTAAGCGACCTAAGTCGTATCCAACTAAAGAGCCAAGCACTTTGACACCCAAGTTACCTAATAAGCCAAGCACTATACCAGAAATGACTGCAGATTCAAGTTTAGAGGTGTCCAACTCCCAGGCTACGCGTGAAAGCCGACTGATACGACCCAAAAGTTACCCAGCATCTAAGCTAACACCCCCCAAAGAATCGAGAAAAGTTACGCGTAGCGGCGCCGCAATCCCAACAATAGCCGAAGGCAGGGTGAGAAACTCAACGCCACCACTAGCTGTTGAAGAGAAATTCGAGCCACAGACGCCAACATCAAGAGGCACTGTAGAAACTTCATCTTCGAGTGACACTAAACCAACAACAGTTAAGAAAATCGTGAAAGTTTCTAAAAAATCAAAGTTAGCACAACCACTGCCAGTCACACCCACAACTCCGACGCCAGCAACAACGTCCACAACGACTACGCCAGCCGAAAATTCTAAGGAGTCAAGTCCCATCGTTAAAGAAAAATCTCCCGAAAAGAAACCGAGCAAAGGCCTGCTCTATGCTATTggacagaaattcgaaaaactaCGCGATTCTGCTATgagcaaagaaaagaaaagcgCAACCTCCAGTCCCGCTTCTTCGGCAAACGGTGCGGTGGTAAAGAAAAAGTCGCCAGATAGTTCATCACCAGACAAAGTAAAGGATAAATCCACCTTACTTAAAAAGAAGAAATCTCTAGATGGCACTTATGCAAAGACTGCCGTTGAAAACAATACAGCCGTTAAGCCACCTGGTACGGAAGGTGAAATGAAGGAGAAACCAGCAAAGTCGGATAAGCGCTCGAGAATTGACGCAGTAATCCGTTCATTACGTGAGCGCTCCGTACCACGGTCACGTCCCGCAACCGAAACAAACTACATAAAGCGCGCCGTCAGTGTAGAGGATATGCCGGGTACGTTTAATAAGAATGCAGTTAACCGCGTATTAGGTCTTTTTAAACGCAATGATAAGGAAGCAAATGGCGCAGAGCGGCGAGTACAAAGCACGCGTTCTACCAGCAATATTGAACGTCAGATACGCGAAACATCGCCGTCGCCCATCTACCAGAACACGGGCGAGTGTCATCGTTCCAGTAGCATTTCAGCCGCCATTGCCGCCAACTTAGGCTCCGGACGGAAACCAGAGATCACTGCCACATGTAGCTGTGAAATTGCACCGACGCCTAGAGTTAACACAGAAGAAAAACAATGCGCCGAATGTTTACAGGACGCCGTAGCGCTACAGAAATCCAAGAGCAGCCGCGATGAAAAAGATGTCGTATTGTCGAGCAAAGAACTGACACAGGGCAATAAGGACAAACGCAAGGGACTCATGTTGGACCTTACCAAATTGGATAAAATTGATAATAATACTACAACGAATCGCAACAACATAAAAACGACCTACATGAACGGTAACGGCATCTACTCGAATCTGCCACCTTACCCGGGTGCCGTGAACAGTTCGTCAAATAACAGCTCCAGCCAGCAATCCATGGATAATGccactaataataataactcgTATATGACTAATAATAATTCATCAATGCAGACCTCGCAAACATCAGGTTATCGCACCTCGTCCACACACGAGATAAATCGCAATCATTTACTAACTCCATCTACTGAGAACATTGCCAATTACTCATCCGACTCGCGCAGTTATCAAGATGATTGTGCCTCAACTTCGACGTTCCTATCGCCAACTGAAGAGCCTGAGCTCTATTTCGATAACTGGTCTGTGTGTTCGGAAGATAACTACATGCTACACGCTTCACCTTCGCCAACTGTATCGCGTCTCTCACGTGCATCGCAGCTCTCATCACCGACACGTGGTGAAAGCTCCGATCCAAATGAGAGCGTAATTGATCGCATCAAACGTCGCAGTTTCTATTGCCGCTTTAACGATAAGAAACCTAAGCGCACGAGTAGCATTGTTGGACCGAGTGCAGTGCGCGACTACTATCGTGAGCAACAGGCCGCCGTAAAAGCGCGTTCTAGCACTAAAGTAAACACCAATGAACGCGCCAAATCACCAGACATTACACAAGAGTTCTTCAGACCGTTGAAGTTAAGTCCGGTTGGCACTGAATTGAAACCACCCATCTACAAAGCACCGCTCGACTATGCCACCAACATCACAAAGCCGCGTAAGAGCCTCAACGATATACGGCCTACCACATCACCATCATTGATCAGCAAACGCTATGGCTCCACTGCCGACAGCGATTATATGTCATTAAGTAGTGGCGTGCCAATACGCTATAAGTCATCTGCCAGTTCAAGTCCTTACGAGAGCAAAGGCTCTTCGGCGACTGGTGGCTTGAGTATGGGTGTAGGCACCAGTATTGGCGCTGGTACAGGCGTCGGCAGTACCTACTACAATACCTACAGCCCGAAACGACGTTCCTCATATACATTCAATGGCACTCTGCCCAGTGGTGCTACACTCACCAATTCCACTTTGGACGGTTACGCGACGGTGGGTCGGCGACCTATACGCGCCTACGATCATCGCACCATGTCATTGCTCGATCCTACAACCACTCCTCCGTCGACCGGTGTCAGTAGTAGTTTCAGACGAGAAGCACGCACGCCAGTACGGGACTACACTTCAAGCATTTCGAG ATCGAGTTCACGTTATCGAACTTCATCGGCCACACGCAGTCCAACAAACATTTGA